One region of Oncorhynchus nerka isolate Pitt River linkage group LG22, Oner_Uvic_2.0, whole genome shotgun sequence genomic DNA includes:
- the LOC115105892 gene encoding 5-hydroxytryptamine receptor 4-like: MATESHPPEHSVDEVANTEQVLNSLERIILTIFLTIIIIMTILGNLLVMVALCKDRQLRKKKTNYFIVSLAFADLLVAVVVMPFAAIELTTSQWRYGEIFCLVRTSLDVLLTTASILHLCCIALDRYYAICCQPLVYRNKMTPLRVALMLGGCWVIPSFISFLPIMQSWHAIGIEDIIEQRKFSGNSNETNCVFVVNRPYALICSAVAFYVPLSLMVLAYQRIYVTAMGHVRQIGTLQRAGSAPYSAPPQNYLSSEQQGSSRMRIETKAAKTLAVIMGCFCLCWAPFFITNVVDPFIHYSVPWQMWTAWLWLGYINSGLNPFLYAFLNRAFRRAFLMILCCGDERYVRQGSYGPTRHYSGSVNGTSIALRLSFLPNGSYSDNSRRILSNELESQDSMGGLSIAQR, from the exons ATGGCCACAGAATCACACCCACCTGAACA TTCAGTCGATGAAGTGGCAAACACGGAGCAAGTGCTGAACTCGCTGGAGAGGATCATTCTCACCATCTtcctcaccatcatcatcatcatgactaTTCTGGGGAACCTGCTGGTGATGGTGGCGCTCTGCAAGGACAGACAACTGCG GAAAAAGAAGACCAATTACTTCATAGTGTCTTTAGCGTTTGCAGACCTCCTGGTTGCTGTGGTTGTCATGCCGTTTGCAGCCATTGAGTTGACCACAAGTCAGTGGCGGTACGGGGAGATATTCTGTCTGGTTCGGACCTCACTGGACGTGCTGCTGACCACTGCATCTATCCTACACCTGTGCTGTATAGCACTGGACAG GTACTACGCAATCTGCTGCCAACCGCTGGTGTACCGGAATAAAATGACGCCCTTGAGAGTGGCCCTGATGCTGGGAGGATGCTGGGTCATCCCCTCCTTCATCTCCTTCCTTCCCATCATGCAAAGTTGGCACGCCATCGGCATAGAGGACATT ATAGAGCAGAGGAAATTTAGCGGCAACAGCAATGAGACCAACTGTGTATTCGTGGTGAACCGTCCGTATGCTCTCATCTGCTCCGCCGTGGCCTTCTACGTTCCCCTGAGCCTCATGGTCCTGGCCTACCAGCGCATCTACGTCACTGCCATGGGCCACGTGCGGCAGATTGGCACGCTGCAGCGGGCAGGCTCCGCCCCCTACTCGGCGCCCCCCCAGAACTACCTCAGCTCTGAGCAGCAGGGCTCCAGTCGCATGCGCATAGAGACCAAGGCTGCCAAGACCCTGGCTGTCATCATGggctgcttctgtctctgctgggCCCCCTTCTTCATCACCAACGTGGtggaccccttcatccactacaGTGTGCCCTGGCAGATGTGGACCGCCTGGCTGTGGCTTGGCTATATTAACTCTGGCCTTAACCCCTTTCTCTACGCCTTCCTGAACCGGGCCTTCAGACGGGCCTTCCTCATGATACTGTGTTGTGGTGATGAGAGATACGTACGCCAGGGGAGCTATGGCCCCACCAGACACTACTCTGGATCTGTCAACGGGACCTCCATCGCGCTCAG